The proteins below come from a single Mycolicibacterium sp. TY81 genomic window:
- a CDS encoding FadR/GntR family transcriptional regulator — translation MVSQVSRQPLAAQAAQLLLTRIKDGEWPLGQRLPGETTLAAQLGVGRSTLREAIRELAGKGVLDSRQGAGVFVTALDATDDWDTVLRSANVASVIEARIAIEAEGAALAATRRTPADLRAIRRTLAARGVTGQSVPEHVDADMAFHRAVIAAAHNDVLTQLFDAFLPRLRLAMIDMLRIRPIASEPCDHALHQQLADAIVARDPDAAAAASRTHLSALKESFT, via the coding sequence ATGGTTTCGCAGGTATCGCGTCAGCCCCTGGCGGCGCAAGCCGCCCAGCTCCTACTGACGCGCATCAAAGACGGTGAATGGCCACTGGGACAACGCCTTCCCGGCGAAACCACGCTGGCCGCCCAGCTCGGCGTCGGCCGTTCCACCCTGCGTGAGGCCATCCGCGAACTGGCCGGGAAGGGCGTCCTCGACAGCCGTCAGGGCGCCGGCGTCTTCGTCACCGCCCTCGATGCCACCGACGACTGGGACACCGTGCTGCGCAGCGCGAACGTCGCCTCGGTGATCGAGGCCCGCATCGCCATCGAGGCCGAGGGCGCCGCCCTCGCCGCAACCCGGCGCACACCGGCCGATCTGCGCGCCATCCGTCGCACCCTCGCCGCCCGCGGCGTCACCGGCCAGTCGGTCCCCGAACATGTGGATGCGGACATGGCCTTTCACCGGGCCGTGATCGCCGCCGCCCACAATGACGTGCTGACCCAACTGTTCGACGCATTCCTGCCCCGGCTGCGGCTGGCCATGATCGACATGCTGAGAATCCGCCCGATCGCGTCAGAACCGTGCGACCACGCGCTGCATCAGCAACTCGCAGACGCCATCGTCGCGCGCGATCCCGACGCCGCGGCCGCCGCGAGCCGCACCCACCTGAGCGCTTTGAAGGAGTCCTTCACATGA
- a CDS encoding ABC transporter ATP-binding protein produces the protein MTPVLEIDNVTFRREGKQIIDGISLTVREGEHWALLGPNGAGKSTLLGFCGAVTFPTTGTVRVLGAQMGRTDLAPLRRSIGHVNPRHRLQYPLTVREVVLTGVTGTIDIAARWTPTADDIARADDLIGTVGLTHRADAVWPTLSQGERGRTLIARALIAEPRLLLLDEPTTGLDVAAREQLLETLDALEHSHPEMASILVTHHLEELPTSTSHALLISGGRTVAVGPAVETVTTDHVTEAFSHPVEVGYDHGRWSARARAGRVIA, from the coding sequence ATGACCCCGGTCCTCGAAATCGACAACGTGACCTTCCGCCGCGAAGGCAAGCAGATCATCGACGGCATCTCGCTGACGGTGCGCGAGGGCGAGCACTGGGCGCTGCTCGGCCCCAACGGCGCCGGCAAGAGCACGCTGCTCGGCTTCTGTGGCGCGGTGACGTTCCCGACGACGGGCACGGTGCGGGTCCTGGGCGCACAGATGGGCCGTACCGACCTGGCACCGCTGCGCCGGTCGATCGGCCACGTCAATCCCCGGCACCGGTTGCAGTATCCGCTGACGGTGCGCGAGGTGGTGCTGACCGGAGTCACCGGCACCATCGACATCGCGGCACGCTGGACACCGACCGCAGACGACATCGCGCGTGCCGACGATTTGATCGGCACCGTGGGGCTGACCCACCGCGCCGACGCGGTGTGGCCGACGCTTTCGCAGGGCGAGCGTGGCCGGACCCTGATCGCCCGAGCGCTCATCGCGGAGCCACGGCTGCTGCTGCTCGACGAACCGACCACCGGCCTCGATGTCGCCGCGCGCGAGCAGCTGCTGGAAACCCTTGACGCGCTGGAGCATTCACACCCCGAGATGGCCTCGATCCTGGTGACGCACCACCTCGAGGAGCTGCCGACGTCGACGTCGCACGCGCTGTTGATCTCTGGCGGCCGCACCGTGGCCGTGGGCCCGGCCGTCGAGACCGTGACGACCGACCATGTGACAGAGGCGTTTTCACATCCGGTCGAGGTGGGCTACGACCACGGCCGGTGGTCGGCGCGGGCGAGAGCCGGCCGGGTCATCGCCTAA
- a CDS encoding Rieske 2Fe-2S domain-containing protein — translation MTSTTEVTSIGRAGDAFPPYPYSWYAVAFAHELKPGTVLTRRFLDGEIIVFQTASGELSAAEPYCPHLGAHIGKRGWVDGEAVVCPFHEFKFAPSGTCISTPTGEPPRGAALKTLPIRNHLGMIMVYHGPPGQQPAFELDLPTADPDWHPIATKKLHFKTHPQEVNENGLDHAHFATIHKFRDFVVPKPMEIDGARIYTEYGGTKPIPVIGGISFHFKSVLVGLGFSLVEIAIQGGLTVRQMVLPTPVAERNVDIYIGIAAKRHVRNRLVRALLGPIERLAGWIVLQVVAYEVQRDQLIWDDKVYLEHPKLTPGDGPIGKYRHWVRQFYTPAA, via the coding sequence ATGACCTCAACGACGGAAGTGACGAGCATCGGCCGGGCCGGCGACGCGTTCCCGCCGTACCCCTACAGCTGGTATGCGGTGGCGTTCGCCCACGAACTCAAGCCCGGGACGGTGCTGACGCGGCGCTTCCTCGACGGCGAGATCATCGTCTTCCAGACCGCCTCCGGCGAGTTGTCCGCTGCCGAGCCCTACTGCCCTCATCTGGGCGCGCATATCGGAAAACGGGGCTGGGTCGACGGCGAGGCCGTCGTGTGCCCGTTCCACGAGTTCAAATTCGCACCGTCGGGCACCTGCATCTCGACCCCGACCGGGGAGCCGCCCCGCGGCGCGGCACTCAAGACCCTGCCCATCCGCAATCACCTGGGCATGATCATGGTCTACCACGGTCCACCCGGGCAGCAGCCGGCGTTCGAGCTCGACCTGCCGACGGCCGATCCGGACTGGCACCCGATCGCCACCAAGAAACTGCATTTCAAGACCCATCCGCAAGAGGTCAACGAAAACGGTTTGGACCACGCGCATTTCGCGACCATCCACAAATTCCGTGACTTCGTCGTGCCCAAGCCGATGGAGATCGACGGTGCCCGGATCTATACCGAATACGGTGGCACCAAACCCATTCCGGTGATCGGCGGCATCAGCTTCCACTTCAAATCGGTTCTGGTCGGTCTCGGCTTCTCCCTGGTGGAGATCGCCATCCAGGGCGGGCTGACCGTCCGGCAGATGGTGCTGCCCACCCCCGTCGCCGAGCGCAACGTCGACATCTACATCGGCATCGCCGCGAAAAGGCATGTGCGCAACCGGCTCGTGCGTGCGTTGCTGGGGCCGATCGAGCGACTGGCGGGCTGGATCGTGCTCCAGGTCGTCGCTTATGAGGTTCAGCGCGACCAGCTGATCTGGGACGACAAGGTGTACCTCGAGCATCCCAAACTGACACCTGGTGACGGGCCGATCGGCAAGTACCGCCACTGGGTACGGCAGTTCTACACGCCGGCGGCATGA
- a CDS encoding wax ester/triacylglycerol synthase domain-containing protein — MSTAMPRAERVSGMDAWQLYQETGLQVGNGMSLILVDRSSVAGNLRDYVVSALDNRIHLMPAYRKVLYDPWFNLDRPLLVARPQIDVAAHVTALPMPEPGGAVGAAKALAAVRAMHLDRREPLWHMYVLEDDDTEHAYLISVVHHLLVDGDSAIEVTGCLMTPGDLSIRPAKAVPESSTFPARPTAIVRDAAARKAQRLRRLPRLVATSVRVLRGKWAARHLDVKAPRTPLNCSLSGASTAAVAVLPLEDLQAVAQRFSVTINHILLSCVGAALDGVLHRQGRRPRQSLVAAVPYAMRSADTSDYVTDGVGTTTVLRVNLNTTEADPVRRLLAVADHARAVKAVQEQRGVNLFRQWNEYAPGRAVNLLFRTIERFSLAERISWPCNVIVSNASGIAVDDPVFLNLPALRFHPAGPLYHGMGPSVIAMSWNNNLCLSVTADSRHVSDAAAITKGIESELATLLAAAR; from the coding sequence ATGAGCACGGCGATGCCCCGCGCCGAGCGGGTCAGCGGGATGGATGCCTGGCAGCTCTATCAGGAGACCGGGCTGCAGGTCGGTAACGGCATGTCACTGATTCTCGTCGACCGCAGTTCGGTGGCCGGAAACCTGCGGGACTACGTGGTGTCGGCCCTGGACAACCGGATCCACCTCATGCCCGCGTACCGCAAGGTGCTCTACGACCCATGGTTCAACCTCGACCGGCCCCTGTTGGTGGCCCGGCCGCAGATCGACGTGGCGGCGCACGTGACAGCCCTGCCGATGCCCGAACCCGGCGGCGCGGTCGGTGCGGCCAAGGCCTTGGCCGCGGTCCGCGCCATGCACCTGGATCGGCGGGAACCCTTGTGGCACATGTACGTTCTCGAAGACGATGACACCGAGCACGCGTACCTGATCTCGGTGGTGCATCACCTCCTTGTCGACGGCGACTCGGCAATCGAGGTCACCGGCTGCTTGATGACCCCGGGTGATCTGAGCATCCGGCCGGCCAAGGCCGTTCCCGAGTCGTCGACGTTCCCGGCGCGGCCGACGGCGATCGTGCGCGACGCCGCCGCGCGCAAGGCGCAGCGCCTGCGGCGACTCCCCCGGCTCGTGGCCACCTCGGTGCGGGTCCTGCGCGGCAAGTGGGCCGCCCGCCACCTCGATGTGAAAGCCCCTCGCACGCCACTGAACTGCTCACTGTCGGGTGCCTCGACCGCCGCCGTGGCCGTCCTGCCGCTCGAGGATCTGCAGGCGGTGGCCCAGCGGTTCTCGGTCACCATCAACCACATCCTGCTCAGCTGTGTGGGCGCGGCCCTGGACGGCGTGCTGCACCGGCAGGGGCGGCGTCCACGGCAGTCGTTGGTTGCGGCCGTCCCATATGCGATGCGCAGTGCCGACACCTCCGATTACGTCACCGACGGCGTCGGCACCACCACGGTGCTGCGGGTCAACCTCAACACGACGGAGGCCGACCCGGTGCGGCGCCTGCTCGCCGTCGCCGATCACGCGCGGGCGGTCAAAGCCGTGCAGGAACAGCGCGGGGTCAACCTCTTTCGGCAGTGGAACGAGTACGCACCGGGCCGCGCGGTCAACCTGTTGTTCCGCACCATCGAGCGGTTCAGTCTGGCCGAACGGATCTCGTGGCCCTGCAACGTCATCGTGTCCAACGCCAGCGGTATCGCGGTCGATGATCCGGTGTTCCTCAACCTGCCGGCCCTGCGCTTCCATCCGGCCGGGCCGCTTTACCACGGCATGGGCCCGAGCGTCATCGCGATGTCCTGGAACAACAACCTGTGCCTTTCGGTGACAGCGGACTCCCGGCACGTCTCCGACGCCGCTGCCATCACCAAAGGCATCGAGTCCGAGCTCGCGACCCTACTGGCCGCGGCGCGTTAG
- a CDS encoding oxidoreductase, whose protein sequence is MTSTPWTLSDASRQDGRVAVVTGANSGIGVEVVRGLAGLGATVVLACRNADAARQVQAALPDATTEFAELDLADLASVRRCAEGLRARHRRIDLLINNAGVMHPVRTETRDGFEGDFGVNFLGHFALTGLLHDRAARIVMVSSLTHRRGLIDFEDLQSRRKFRSAKAYANSKLAQLLFMSEYNRRHQAMCVAAHPGSARTAILRDQGWQQLAYHPRLRFSTSWFVQDADAGALPVLRAATDSGAAAGDFYGPGGRLQMTGAPVKVELAAAARDPLVAQRLWDCAESLTGVRF, encoded by the coding sequence ATGACGAGCACACCTTGGACCCTGTCCGACGCAAGCCGTCAGGACGGACGCGTCGCGGTGGTCACCGGAGCGAACAGCGGTATCGGCGTCGAGGTCGTCAGGGGTCTGGCCGGGCTCGGGGCGACTGTGGTGCTCGCGTGCCGCAATGCCGACGCCGCTCGGCAGGTGCAGGCCGCACTACCCGACGCGACAACCGAATTCGCGGAATTGGACCTGGCGGACCTGGCCTCGGTACGGCGCTGCGCCGAGGGTCTTCGTGCGCGGCACCGCAGAATCGACCTGCTGATCAACAACGCCGGCGTCATGCATCCTGTGCGCACCGAGACCAGGGACGGTTTCGAGGGGGATTTCGGGGTGAACTTCCTCGGGCATTTCGCCCTCACGGGTCTGCTGCACGACCGGGCCGCGCGCATCGTGATGGTGAGCAGCCTGACGCACCGCCGTGGCCTCATCGACTTCGAGGATCTGCAGAGCCGCAGGAAGTTCCGCAGCGCCAAGGCGTACGCCAATTCGAAACTGGCGCAACTGCTGTTCATGTCCGAGTACAACCGGCGGCACCAGGCCATGTGTGTGGCCGCGCATCCCGGCAGCGCCCGTACCGCGATTCTTCGGGACCAGGGCTGGCAGCAGCTGGCGTATCACCCGCGACTGCGGTTCTCGACGTCATGGTTCGTGCAGGATGCGGACGCCGGAGCCCTGCCGGTGTTGCGTGCGGCGACCGACTCCGGCGCCGCCGCCGGTGACTTCTACGGCCCGGGCGGTCGCCTGCAGATGACGGGTGCACCGGTCAAGGTCGAGTTGGCCGCCGCCGCCCGTGACCCACTTGTCGCGCAGCGACTTTGGGATTGCGCGGAATCGCTGACCGGTGTGCGCTTCTAA
- the atzF gene encoding allophanate hydrolase, which produces MTDRISAAYAAIAQRPEAFITVRDEDTVRREVAQAQGPLAGQLLAVKDNVDVAGLPTTAACPGYAYTPDADAPVVAALRAAGAVVIGKTNLDQFATGLVGTRSPYGAVRDARRPDRISGGSSSGSAVAVAIGAADIGIATDTAGSGRVPAAYQGLVGIKGTIGLVSTAGVVPACPSYDCVTILARDLATAESAMAVMATTTQRPWPASTRLAAPAEPVLAVPAELPAMAPGWDAAFQRAVDAARDAGMRIVPIDLTDFLAAARLLYDGALVAERTEAVGDFISGAGADAGLDPTVAAIITAGGTHTATGLLRDRRELDRLRERAFRALEECDALLVPTAPLHPTLAEVAADPVGVNARIGTYTNFCNLFDMCGVAVPAGEVAEADGTTAQFGVTVLGRAFDDAVVADIAARLGGGERSAAASWPERAGAGVLTLVVAGAHLRDQPLAGQLHDLGARWDGPARTAERYRMTALPSGKPALVRLPHGGRAFEVECWSLSPAALGTFLAALPTPMGLAAVELDDGTWETGFVCADEAAIAAPDISEFGGWRAYLQAREFATQ; this is translated from the coding sequence ATGACGGACCGGATCAGCGCCGCCTACGCGGCCATCGCACAGCGACCGGAGGCCTTCATCACCGTCCGGGACGAGGACACCGTGCGCCGCGAGGTCGCACAGGCGCAGGGACCGCTGGCCGGTCAGCTGCTGGCGGTCAAGGACAACGTCGACGTCGCGGGTCTGCCGACCACGGCGGCGTGCCCGGGCTACGCCTACACCCCGGATGCCGACGCGCCGGTGGTGGCCGCGCTGCGGGCGGCCGGCGCGGTCGTGATCGGCAAGACCAATCTGGATCAGTTCGCCACCGGGCTCGTCGGCACCCGTAGTCCCTACGGCGCGGTGCGTGACGCGCGGCGCCCGGACCGGATATCGGGCGGCTCGTCGTCGGGCTCGGCCGTCGCGGTGGCCATCGGTGCGGCCGACATCGGAATCGCCACGGACACTGCCGGATCCGGCCGGGTACCGGCGGCGTACCAGGGCCTCGTCGGGATCAAGGGCACCATCGGGCTGGTGTCGACGGCAGGCGTCGTCCCGGCCTGCCCGAGCTATGACTGCGTGACGATCCTGGCGCGTGACCTGGCCACGGCGGAGAGCGCCATGGCCGTGATGGCGACCACGACGCAGCGGCCGTGGCCCGCGTCGACGCGCTTGGCCGCCCCGGCCGAGCCGGTGCTGGCGGTGCCCGCCGAATTGCCCGCGATGGCGCCCGGCTGGGATGCCGCGTTCCAGCGCGCCGTCGATGCCGCCCGGGATGCCGGGATGCGCATCGTCCCCATCGATCTGACGGACTTCCTGGCTGCCGCCCGGCTGCTGTACGACGGGGCGCTGGTCGCCGAGCGCACGGAGGCGGTGGGGGATTTCATAAGTGGTGCCGGTGCCGACGCCGGTCTGGACCCGACGGTCGCGGCCATCATCACCGCCGGTGGCACCCACACCGCGACCGGGCTGTTGCGTGACCGTCGTGAGCTGGACCGCCTGCGGGAGCGGGCATTCCGGGCATTGGAGGAGTGCGACGCGCTGCTCGTCCCCACTGCTCCACTGCATCCGACGCTCGCCGAGGTGGCGGCCGACCCGGTCGGGGTCAATGCCCGGATCGGCACGTATACCAACTTCTGCAATCTCTTCGACATGTGCGGCGTCGCGGTTCCGGCGGGCGAGGTCGCCGAAGCCGACGGCACCACAGCACAATTCGGCGTCACGGTCTTGGGGCGAGCCTTCGATGACGCGGTGGTCGCGGACATCGCGGCCCGGCTAGGCGGCGGTGAGCGCAGCGCGGCGGCGTCCTGGCCGGAGCGCGCGGGCGCCGGGGTGCTGACGCTGGTCGTGGCCGGAGCGCATCTGCGTGATCAGCCGCTGGCCGGTCAGCTCCACGATCTCGGGGCGCGGTGGGACGGGCCGGCGCGCACGGCCGAGCGCTACCGGATGACGGCGCTACCGTCGGGCAAGCCCGCGCTGGTGCGGCTGCCCCATGGCGGGCGGGCCTTCGAGGTGGAGTGCTGGTCGCTCTCGCCGGCCGCGCTCGGGACGTTCCTGGCCGCCCTCCCGACGCCGATGGGCCTGGCGGCGGTGGAACTCGACGACGGGACTTGGGAGACCGGCTTCGTGTGCGCCGACGAGGCCGCCATCGCGGCGCCCGACATCTCGGAATTCGGCGGCTGGCGGGCGTATCTCCAGGCCCGCGAGTTCGCCACCCAGTGA